From Solibacillus isronensis, the proteins below share one genomic window:
- a CDS encoding NADPH-dependent FMN reductase, which produces MGFISKLFGNKKVEETTMEKLNIGIILGSTREGRVSPQVGAWVKEIADKRGDANYTIIDIADFKLPLLGEPGGDASGAAGWSEAIAKQDGFVFIVQEYNHSITGALKNALDYLRDEWNNKAAGIVSYGSVGGARAAEHLRGILGELLVADVRVHPALSLFTDFENGTTFKPKDVQADSVNQMLDQVIPWSKALKTIR; this is translated from the coding sequence ATGGGATTCATCAGTAAACTATTTGGAAATAAGAAAGTGGAGGAAACTACAATGGAAAAATTAAACATCGGTATTATTTTAGGATCAACTCGTGAAGGTCGTGTAAGCCCTCAAGTCGGTGCATGGGTGAAAGAAATCGCAGATAAACGCGGTGATGCTAACTATACAATTATTGATATTGCGGATTTCAAATTGCCATTACTAGGAGAACCGGGTGGGGATGCATCGGGTGCTGCAGGCTGGTCTGAAGCAATCGCAAAACAAGACGGATTTGTATTCATTGTTCAAGAATACAATCATTCTATTACAGGTGCACTTAAAAATGCATTAGATTACTTACGTGATGAATGGAACAACAAAGCAGCGGGTATCGTATCTTACGGTTCTGTTGGTGGAGCACGTGCTGCTGAACATTTACGCGGTATTTTAGGTGAACTACTTGTTGCGGATGTGCGTGTACACCCAGCTTTATCATTATTCACTGATTTCGAAAACGGTACAACTTTCAAGCCGAAAGATGTGCAGGCAGATTCAGTAAACCAAATGCTGGATCAAGTAATTCCATGGT